The Peptococcus niger genomic sequence GGGGTCTGAATTTAACTTTTTTAAAATCAAATCTAAATTAGATGAAAATAAAGATGCGGGAATGGCCTCTTCATTGAAATAGCTATCAAAATATTCCTGGCTACTGATAATATACCGTGTCTTATTTTTGTCACTAAAAATATTTCTATGCGCACAAGTGACAATCAAACTCTTTTCGATAACGGAATACTGTACATTATCACCATCGACGGCTCTATCTTCCGGGCAATAAGCTAATCCATATGTTTGGCTTTTTTCACTTACCAATGTTTGTATTTCCGGAAGGTAGGCCTCCATAAATTTAAAATTAAAGTCACCCAATTCAATCTTTAACGTGGATTCCAAGTCTTCATAATAGGATTGCAATAATAGCGGCGTCACAACGAAGGTAATATCTTTATCCAAGGTATTTAACACAAAATCCGCCGAAGATTTTTCTGAAATATATTTGTCATAGGCTTCCAGCATTTTCTCTGCGTAAAGTTTAAAATGAGCACCTTCTCGCGTTAAACGAACGCCCGACGCCGTTCTTTTAAACAATTCTACCTCCAGAAAGCCTTCTAATTTTTTGATTTGTTTGCTTACCGTGGGCTGAGTCATAAATAATTCCTCTGCAGCACGATTAACCGATCCGTATCGTGCTGCCCAAATAAAGCATTTAACCCACTCCAACCTCATAATCAACACCCCTTTATTTCAGCATCTGTAAACCCAAAAGCTATTCCACTATGGCATGCCAATCAGCAAAACCTCTTTTTTTATTATTGGACACAAACATCACAATGCTATACGCTGATGACAAATAAAGCGCTTTAATAGCTGTGATTAGCCAGTGAATACAAGGCTAAAGCAGCCACCAAATATCTTGTTGTCTTACAAAGAGGAGGTATTCTAATGTCCACCATCCCAACTATGGGTCGAAAGGATTATATCCACCATTTTATTACGACGCTATTGGTCTTCGGGTTTGGTTTTTTACCCCCATTCTCATCAATGACGCCATATGGAATGGGCGTTTTGGGAACATTTATCGGCGCCGTTTACGGCTGGACAACGATAGGCATGGTCTATCCCAGCTTCGTTGCTATTATTAGCCTAGGGCTCTATGCAGGCGTCCCCGAAGTCCTAGCCAAAGGGTTCGGCTCGCCGATAATCGTAGCACTTTTTGCCTTACTGCCGTTAATCTCTGTTTTGGATGAAATGAAATTAACTCAATATTGTGTTAATGCTATATTTTTTAACCGATTTTCGCGCGGAAAGCCCTGGCTGACTTTATTTTTCTTCTTTTTAAGCGCTTTCCTCACAGCATTTATCAACCCTATTGTTTCAGCCATCATTTATTGTACCTTTATTGCAGCGATTTGTAAAAATGCAAATATTACCCCCTACACAAAATTACCAACAGCGCTTTTACTCGGTACCGCTTATTCCATCATGAACGGCCAGATCATGTTCCCTTTCTTGGGAACGGGACTCACATTCACTGCAGCCTATACAGCCATGTTTAAACATGAAATCCCTGTAGCCCAGTACCTGGCCTTTGTCTTGCCAATTGGTATCATCATGATTGGTATTTTCCTACTGACGATGAAATTTGTCCTCCGCATTGATGTATCTGTCTTAAATGACTATAAAATAGATCCGGATACCGGCACTAAGCTAACGCGCGACCAAAAATATGCTGTGATTTTCTTTGCTTTGTTCTGCTTAGCTATGTTCTTATCCTCAGCTCTCCCAAAAGAAATGTTGCTCGCCCAATGGCTAAATAAATTAACCATCTTCGGGATTGCAACTTCTATTATTTGTATTATGATGCTCTTTCGCCGAGAAGATGGTAGGCCATTTATACACTATCAGACCATCGGACAAAAATTTCCTTGGGATGTCTTTCTGCTCACAACATTTATTATCATTATCTCCTCATTCTTAACAGAACCAGAAACAGGCGTCGCTAAAACTTTAGCTGCCATGCTCATCCCCTTAACCAAATTACCGCCACTCGTGTTTATTGTTGCAACTATGCTTTTAGCAACTATTATAACAAATTTCGCCAACAATATGATTCTTACTATAATCATTATGCCTGTTCTCGTACAATTCAGCAGCACAGTTGGTTTAAGTGAAATTGGCATGATTCTGCTTCTTTTCCTAACCACACAAATGGCGCTTGCTACAGCCGGTGGCTCCCCGATTACCGGCATTGCCTACTCAATGAATCAATTGATTAACTCCAAGGATATGATGGTTATGGCCCTAAAGGTTATTCCCATTCTATTCATTTCATTAATACTGATAGGCCTTCTCTTCCTGCAAGTTATTTTCTAAAGTACTAGGCTGTTTTCCCATTTCTGGTGATAAACAGCCTATCCTTGTATTTGGCGCTTCATCTATGAAGCGCAGGCAAGCATTGATCTGTTGCGAACCAGTTCATTTCCAAGGAAAGGACCCTTATTATGAAACAAAATTCTGATCGAATTCAATCTCTAAAAGGACGATGCCGTCATTGTGTTTGCAAATATTGCGGAAGTCCTTTAATTTTAAAAAAAATTAGCTTTGCGAGTAGTCCGGATACCAGGGTTGAAATATTTTGCAGCAGTTGCGATAAAATCGAATATGGTGTTGAAAAAGAGATTTATAAAATCGCAAAATTTTATGTTGAAGAAACAGGCTTTAATCACTACAAAGAATTTGACATTAGCCTGCAATCTGTCCGTATGAATATTGCAAAGGTCGCTCAAATCATCACCTGGGCCTCAAAATCTTTAGGGATCTTATCTGATACAGGGTTTAGCGTCTCAGTAAAAAATGCCGATGATTTAGTCGGCTCCTGCAAAAAATTCAAAGATCAGGACTTATTGCCCACTGTAAAAAAGGATGAAAAAAATGAGCAGTAACCCATACGCCCTTGAACTAAAAAATATGAATAAATCTTTTTGTGGGAAAAATATCCTCACTAATTTAAATTGGTGCGTTCACCCAAAAGAGAAATGGATTGTGTTCGGTTTAAATGGAAGCGGAAAGACAACTTTATTAACACTAATTGGTGGTTTCCAAAATGCCTCAAGTGGACAACTTAAGGTATTGGGAAAGACCTATACGGCTTCTAACAGTACCCTTTTAAGGCAAAAAGTTGGATTGGTTAGCCACAGTTTCTTTGGGAAAGTCTTCTCGAATGAATCTATTTTGGATATTTTACTCTCCGGATTCGGAAATGGATTTCAGCTTGGTGCAAACACTTCTTTAACCTATGAAGGCCTGGCCTTAAAACAACTACAACAATTCGGCTTAGCAGAGCATTTGGATTATCCATTTAATTCTCTTTCCAAAGGCGAACAACAAAAAGTTTTATTTGCAAGAGCATTATTGCTCGCACCAGAAATGCTTCTGCTGGATGAGTTAACCTCGGGAATGGATATATTAATGCACAGAGAAGCGATGAAGATCTTGACGAAATATTCAAACACGGTTATATATGTAACGCATCATCCCGAAGAAATAACGCCTTTTTTTACCCACCTCTTGCTCTTAAAAAAGGGAAAAATTTACCAACAAGGCCCTATCGAGAAGATATTGACCGAAGAAACGCTAAGCAAATTTTTAAAATATCCTGTGTCATTAAGGCAAGATGAATATGGCTGCCATATTGTATAAACATACTACACATATTAATTAAAGAGGTGTAACGATGACTGATTCTGAGTCCACGAGATCGGGTTTAAAAGATGTGGCCATCACAAACGATATTATGCAGATGTCCGAAATGGGCTTCTTTGATTTACTGTTAACCGCTTACGGGACAGCTTATGTAGAAAATGATGGCATTTCTTATCTAGTCAGCGCTAACAACGATATCCTTTGTGAATATATGATGGCTTTGCGGGAAAAAGGTTTTACGCCAACGTCTGTTATCTCCCGTCAAAGATTCATACCAAATCTCACCGGCACTGAAGAAAACGAGCAGGCCCAATTAGAATATGATATTGGGTGCGAAATGGCACAACTAATTGTCCCCGAGGATTTAAAACATATTGCCACACTAGCCCAAACTGAAAATAATCAGCAAGGAGAATCTTTATTTTCTGAGTGGCAAGAACAACTGGAAGGCTATTTTTACTATCCTGACCTCCAGCTGTTTTCTATAACATTAACGGATACCTATATTGCAAAGAAAATCTCTACCGAATTCTATCAACAAATTAAAGAATGGACCAAGCAGCAAATTAACCAAATTTCTGACGAAGTTTTATTGCCCGGAAAAGGGAAAAAAACCTTTTGGGGATTTGCCCATTGGAAACCCGGTAAGCAAGCGGTTAAATTTATGATTGACGGAAACCGCGCTGCGATTATTAATCAATGGGAAAAAATCCGCTCAAGCGGCAGCATAACCTCTCCGCTATACCAAGAGACGCTCTCTCTAAAACATGGTCATACACCTTTAGAGCTGCGAACCCCCTTCTTAGAAAGCCTCAAAAAACAATTAAATGCTGATTACATTGCCAGGTTGAATCATATTAGAAGTTTACCCCCTTCTGTAGACGTGCTTCATTATAAAACGATTGAAAGTCAACTGAAGAGCGACTACGCCCTACAAACATTAAGCCTCTATAAAAACTGGTGGGGTCTGTAAAACATCAAGCAATATTCCATTTCGGAATTCAATTTTATCTAAATCGTCAAAATATTTATTGGCATATTCAAAAATTCCCTTATATAATACGCATAAGATAAGTTGTTGTAAACCGTCGGAAAGCGAAAGGAGTTACTAGAGATGTTGAGAACAAAGGGATTATCTAAAAAAGTTTTTGTTATCGGCCTTGATGCAATGGATCCAAAATTGACAAGAAAATATGTTGACATGGGGTTAATGCCTAACGTCAAAAAAATTATTGACCATGGCTCAGCCCGCGAAGATTTGGTTTTATTAGGCAGTATGCCCACCGTTACACCGCCCCAGTGGACTACATTGGCAACAGGTGTTCCGCCGGAAGTTCATGAAATTACCGCGTTCTTTAGCCAAGGTAAAGACCTGGATTTGGTTAATTTAAATTTCGACTCTGGCCTTTGTAAAGCCGAGCAGCTATGGAATGTTACTGCAGAAGCCGGCTTTAAAACTTTGGTTTGGCACTGGCCCGGCAGCGCCTGGCCCCCGTCTTCAGATAGTCCGAATTTACACGTTGTCGATGGTACCTCCCCGGGTTCTGTCAATATGAGTACTGCCCAATTTGAAGAAGAAATGCTCGTCATTGCTGACCCTAAAAACCAACACACCGGCTTCAAACCACATGCCACCTCAACAGCAGAGGTCCCCTGCGTGGTTACCGGTCTGGATGAAGAACCTCAAGACAGTGGCGAAAGCGGCCATATTAGCGATCTATACGGCAACAGTGCTGACGGCTTTCCTACCTATATTGTAGACCCTTTAGTAGACGGTCAAGGCGGCTATATTGATATTCCTGTCAACGCGTCCTTATCCACCCTAAAAGATGTAGATCAGAGTAAATGGACCAATGCTCCTGAAACAGCCAAAGAATTTACTATTTTATTATCAGGTGGTTTAATTCGCCGCCCAGCACTTGTTCTTCAAAATGATGACGGAAAGTATGATAAGATAGCCATCTATAAAAATAAAAAATCCGATGAACCTCTAATTGAAGCTGCACTGGGCGAATATGTTCGCGATTATGTTGATGAAGGCATAAAAAATGATAAGCGCATCTTATGCAATAGAGATTTCCGTGTCCTGGAGATTAAAGAAAACGGTTCTTATGTCAAAATTTGGATGTCTGCAGGCATGCAAATTGATATGGATATGATGTGGTCCCCACAAAGCTTGCATAAAGAAATCCTTGATAATATCGGCTTCCCGCCGCCAACCTCAACCCTTGGGGGCAGCGCAGAACTGATTTCAAAATGCATGCACGCCTGTTGGGAACATACCTTAGATTGGCAAAGCGGTGCACTCAATTATCTGATTGAAAACCATGATTATGATGTTATTTTCTCCCACTTCCATTCTCCTGACTTACAAAAGCATATGTTTATACGGGACATGGTCCACGGACGTCCTGATAAAAACATGTCCCCTGAGGTATATCCCGGATTTATGGAAGACGTCTACACTCAGATTGACCGTTATGTCGCTAAATTTGTGCACCTGCTAGATGAAGGCTGGACATTGATCATTACCTCAGATCACGCACAAGTATGCCCAACACATGGCATTCGCGGCTTAGGTGATAGTGGGGCCAATATCCAATTGATGGAAGAGCTCGGCTATACCACCCTTAAAAAGGACAGCAATGGCAATAAATTGCGCGAAATGGACTGGGATAAAACCCTTGCCGTCGCCAACCGTGAAATGCATATCTACCTTAACTTGAAAGGTCGAACCGATCACGGCATCGTTGACCCCGAAGATCAATATGAACTTGAAGAAAAAATTATTTCTGACCTATACAGCCACAGAGATCCAGTTACCGGAAAAAGAATTATTGCATTTGCCTTCAGAAGAAAGGATGCCCATATGTTGGGATTAGGCATCCCCTATCCCCAAGGCGGAGATATTATCTACTGTATGGCTGAAGGCTATGAGCACGATCACTGCGATAGCATGGCCACCTCAACCGGTGAATGTGATACTTCGGCAGGCCCCATATTTATTGCAGCCGGCGCTGGTATTAAAGAAGGCTTTGTAACAAGCCGTACCATTCATCAAGTTGATGTCGCTCCTACAATCGCTACTTTACTGGGCGTGCGAATGCCCAGAGAATGTGAAGGAGCGCCGGTATATCAAATTCTCACAGAAGAATTTTAAGTAATAACTACCTTCTTTAATCCTCTAGGTATTTATAAAAGGACCTAAATTTGATTTAGGTCCTTTTATTATTTCAAATAGCGCCTTATAAAATTTTTATTCCCCTACCGGCTGGGCCAAGATGGCTTCTGCGCGTTCTTGCAGGCGCTGCATGTGCGCACGTTCGTCAGGGGTCAGTTCATTGGAAGCCAGGAAGTCTTTGATGAGGCCGGCTTCGTATTTCTTTCCGCCGTCTTTGCTGTTGACATAGACGGTGCTTGGCAGGAGGCTGGCTTCGGTGATTTGGGTACCGGTTGCGGTTTTCTTGACTTTAACCCGGAGGAAACAGCCGATTTCTGTGTCAATGGTGCCTAAAAATTCGGCCCGTTGATTGGACATGGCATTGCCCAGGGAGTAGGCAATGAAGCTTTTCCGCCCCTGGTTGTCAACCCATTCTGCCGGGTTGATGACGTGGGGGTGGGAACCGATGACCAGGTCTGCCCCGGCGGCAGCGATCTCGTGGGCGAGGGCAATTTGGGCCTCGGAGGGACGGGTTTGATATTCTATGCCCCAGTGGGGAAAGACGGCGATTAGGTCGGCGCCGGATTTTTTGGCCTTGGCGATGTCCCGACGCACGGCGGCCAGTTCCAAATGGGAGAGGCGGTCCAAGTCTGCATCGGACAGGGCGGCCTCATTGCCGTTGTACATTTCGGCGTAATTCAGGCAGGCAATTTTGATCCCCTTGACCTCTTTTATATAGGGGCTGGGCGGTGCATCCGGCAGGCGCGTCCCGAAATGGTCCATATGATGGCGGTCCATGGCCCGCAAGGTTTTATCGTGAGAACTGATGCCGGCCCCGTCCAAGCAATGGTTGCTGGCGGTGGCGAAGGCATCAAAGCCGGCCTTTTTAAGGGTCGGAATGGCGATTTCAGGGGTATTGAAAACAGGGTAGCCGGCATAGGGCATATCCGGATCGCAAACGGTTTCAAAGGTGATGCTGGCAAAATCGGCGGCCTTCAAATGATCGGCCATACGGGCAAACATGGGTGAAAAATCATAGGGCTGCACGACCGTTTCATACTGGGGTGAATAGGTGATGGGGTGAAATACAATATCACCAGCAAATAAAAGTTCCGCCTGGGCAGGGGCCTGCTTCGTCGCCGGCAGGACGGCTTTGTGCCCATCACCGGCCGGCAGGACAAGGTTTGCCGCAACGACGACGAGCGTTGCCACAATACAAACAAGGACCACCCCCATC encodes the following:
- a CDS encoding LysR family transcriptional regulator; this translates as MRLEWVKCFIWAARYGSVNRAAEELFMTQPTVSKQIKKLEGFLEVELFKRTASGVRLTREGAHFKLYAEKMLEAYDKYISEKSSADFVLNTLDKDITFVVTPLLLQSYYEDLESTLKIELGDFNFKFMEAYLPEIQTLVSEKSQTYGLAYCPEDRAVDGDNVQYSVIEKSLIVTCAHRNIFSDKNKTRYIISSQEYFDSYFNEEAIPASLFSSNLDLILKKLNSDPNMSVSLPRNIAERSKINEMNDIQLIYNDDDPFLDLQFIYKEESADERLLIKILEDILRGIFKGDYVRN
- a CDS encoding SLC13 family permease, translated to MSTIPTMGRKDYIHHFITTLLVFGFGFLPPFSSMTPYGMGVLGTFIGAVYGWTTIGMVYPSFVAIISLGLYAGVPEVLAKGFGSPIIVALFALLPLISVLDEMKLTQYCVNAIFFNRFSRGKPWLTLFFFFLSAFLTAFINPIVSAIIYCTFIAAICKNANITPYTKLPTALLLGTAYSIMNGQIMFPFLGTGLTFTAAYTAMFKHEIPVAQYLAFVLPIGIIMIGIFLLTMKFVLRIDVSVLNDYKIDPDTGTKLTRDQKYAVIFFALFCLAMFLSSALPKEMLLAQWLNKLTIFGIATSIICIMMLFRREDGRPFIHYQTIGQKFPWDVFLLTTFIIIISSFLTEPETGVAKTLAAMLIPLTKLPPLVFIVATMLLATIITNFANNMILTIIIMPVLVQFSSTVGLSEIGMILLLFLTTQMALATAGGSPITGIAYSMNQLINSKDMMVMALKVIPILFISLILIGLLFLQVIF
- a CDS encoding ABC transporter ATP-binding protein, encoding MSSNPYALELKNMNKSFCGKNILTNLNWCVHPKEKWIVFGLNGSGKTTLLTLIGGFQNASSGQLKVLGKTYTASNSTLLRQKVGLVSHSFFGKVFSNESILDILLSGFGNGFQLGANTSLTYEGLALKQLQQFGLAEHLDYPFNSLSKGEQQKVLFARALLLAPEMLLLDELTSGMDILMHREAMKILTKYSNTVIYVTHHPEEITPFFTHLLLLKKGKIYQQGPIEKILTEETLSKFLKYPVSLRQDEYGCHIV
- a CDS encoding alkaline phosphatase family protein, which produces MLRTKGLSKKVFVIGLDAMDPKLTRKYVDMGLMPNVKKIIDHGSAREDLVLLGSMPTVTPPQWTTLATGVPPEVHEITAFFSQGKDLDLVNLNFDSGLCKAEQLWNVTAEAGFKTLVWHWPGSAWPPSSDSPNLHVVDGTSPGSVNMSTAQFEEEMLVIADPKNQHTGFKPHATSTAEVPCVVTGLDEEPQDSGESGHISDLYGNSADGFPTYIVDPLVDGQGGYIDIPVNASLSTLKDVDQSKWTNAPETAKEFTILLSGGLIRRPALVLQNDDGKYDKIAIYKNKKSDEPLIEAALGEYVRDYVDEGIKNDKRILCNRDFRVLEIKENGSYVKIWMSAGMQIDMDMMWSPQSLHKEILDNIGFPPPTSTLGGSAELISKCMHACWEHTLDWQSGALNYLIENHDYDVIFSHFHSPDLQKHMFIRDMVHGRPDKNMSPEVYPGFMEDVYTQIDRYVAKFVHLLDEGWTLIITSDHAQVCPTHGIRGLGDSGANIQLMEELGYTTLKKDSNGNKLREMDWDKTLAVANREMHIYLNLKGRTDHGIVDPEDQYELEEKIISDLYSHRDPVTGKRIIAFAFRRKDAHMLGLGIPYPQGGDIIYCMAEGYEHDHCDSMATSTGECDTSAGPIFIAAGAGIKEGFVTSRTIHQVDVAPTIATLLGVRMPRECEGAPVYQILTEEF
- a CDS encoding CapA family protein, whose translation is MKTFGQRGLVMLMGVVLVCIVATLVVVAANLVLPAGDGHKAVLPATKQAPAQAELLFAGDIVFHPITYSPQYETVVQPYDFSPMFARMADHLKAADFASITFETVCDPDMPYAGYPVFNTPEIAIPTLKKAGFDAFATASNHCLDGAGISSHDKTLRAMDRHHMDHFGTRLPDAPPSPYIKEVKGIKIACLNYAEMYNGNEAALSDADLDRLSHLELAAVRRDIAKAKKSGADLIAVFPHWGIEYQTRPSEAQIALAHEIAAAGADLVIGSHPHVINPAEWVDNQGRKSFIAYSLGNAMSNQRAEFLGTIDTEIGCFLRVKVKKTATGTQITEASLLPSTVYVNSKDGGKKYEAGLIKDFLASNELTPDERAHMQRLQERAEAILAQPVGE